TCATTATAATCCAGAAAATGTATACCTATACAGTATCTacaattgtatattatttttttatttttgactgattttcctttgttagaatctgtaaatataattttacattaagTGACTGTATCTATTAACATGCTTTTTCTGTTACTTCCAGTTGAAGAGGTTGGTGGACAAGCACTTCCATGCATTGTTGATGTCAGGGATGAGACATCTGTTGCGAAAGCTGTAGAGGCCACAGTGGAGAGATTTGGTGGCATAGACTGCGTGGTTAATAATGCTAGTGCCATCTCTCTAACTGGGACTTTGGAGACTCCCATGAAGAGATATGATTTAATGCACCACATAAATACAAGAGGAACTTACCTTGTGTAAGATCAGCACACTAATAACAGCTTTTggcaaaacaaaaatgctttgaAGTTAGAGTTTGTTCACATTGAAGATCAGCACTGGAGccatttctctttgtattggtAATGGATGTATTGAGTGAAGGGACTGGGAATGGAAAGCTATGGGAGTTGTTATTTAGAGATGATATGGAGATTACAGCAGAGACTGGGGATAAGTGCAAAGAAGGGTAAGAGAGTGGCAGGAATCTCTTGAATTGGGTGGTGTGAAGTTAAATGTGGATAAAAGTGAGGTTACAGTGTCCAGCAAGCAGGGAGGGGAAAGGTTATTTTAATAAGATTGAAAGCCCTAGATTTAAAACAGGTAGAGGATTTTAAGTACAGTACTAAGGATCTACTTTAAGCTAGGAGCAAGGGTGTGAAGCTGAGTTTTAAAAGCAGGATACAAGCAGCTTGGGAGAATAGAGGAAGATGGCAGGGGTAGTGTGtgacaaaagaatgccaaataaataaaaaataaagctccaACTTACCATAATCAGACCAGTTGTGATATATTGTTCAGAAACATGGACATTATCAAGGAAAGAAGAACAGAAGCTGGAGTGAATAGAACTGGGGATGCTGAGGTGGATTTTGGGGATCTCACTGTATGAGAGGTTGGAAACGAAGAAATTAGAAGTGCAGGAGTGGTGAAGATACTGATATGATCAGAAAATTAAGATTGGAATGGTTtgggcatgtgttaaggatgAATGAGGAGGAAAGAGTGGAAAGTGCTTGGGTAGAACCTGTTAATGGTAGAAGGTCACAAAGTAGGACAAGGATAGATGGTTTGTTATAAAGTGAGGGCTTAGATAAATTTAGCTGGAAAGTAGATGCATCAAGGCAACCAACCCTTTAGCTCAGGGATAATGGTGGGGATGAAAAGAAGGAACTGTTCTATATTATGGTGAACATAAATTTATTTAGCTCTTTTGTAAGTTAACTCTCTTATGTAGTGCTACATTAAAGTACCACACATCATTGCTGCAGCTTTCTGACTTTCATTGGTGATTATTACTTGTTTGTTAACttaccaatatttatttattttctttattttgttttatcttttattcacatGCAGACATTCTATGTGGAAGCTTCTTTTGCAATTCATGGCCATATAGGCTTGTCATACTGGCATGTTTCCCTGTTTGGAATAAAAGTGATAATTTTGGAAGGTCCAgcttgagtatttttttatttgcttgtgttgtttatgtgtatttattgttGCACTGTTTCATTGTTGCTTTGGGTGATTGACTGGGTTGGTATTGTTGTGACATTCAAATCTCTTTTATTGCTCCACAGCTGCTGTGTTTGGTCCTTTGGTAGGCTTCCTTCTTTCTTAGTCTTTATTGGCTCCTCTTTAcatttcattagtttttgtttatttgtaatatctCTGACATTGTGTATTTGATGCATTTGGTGGTTTCTAATACTGTAGTCAAGGTTTTTATGTCAGTTCTGCATTGATATTGGGTATCCAACTATTGTATGGTTAGTGCCCTGTTTCTTTTAGgtcttgtatatttttcttagggAGCCCACTGTATTTACTCCATTTTGTGTGATATGCATTAGGTTAGTTAGTAAATGATGCTGATGATGTGCTGTTCCTTTTAAGAGCTATGACAGCATGTATGATGTACTGCTCTAGAGTATACAGTACAGTTTAATTTGTGATGAGATAGTAGTACAGTATTGTTGacatttgtacatctgtgttttGACTActtttctttaagaaaaggaATAGATTTTGATGTTAATCTTCAAGCACAAGTTTGTCTACAGGCTTAAATATCAATGcatatccttttttctttccACTTACAGAGCTCAGTATCTGGTATAATTCATTTGCCAATACAGATTAGTTATTTTTTCTCATGTGATAAGacctagtgttttttttttttactatactgtatattggtgTTGCACTGgtgtatttattatgcatttttataaagaaaaatatatatccatgGTACTGACATATTCTGAAGCAGCCAGGGTTGTAAAGTTGCAGTAGTATGTGGGTAGCTCAGTTCCTTTAAAAGATTCCACTATCACAATTTTCTGAAGGCAACGTGTATATCATACCAAAAGCAAGCAGCTGTTGATTTTCCAAACAAAGGCTGGTTTTTATTGCTATGAATAGCTTATATATCAATACATGTACAACAAACAGACAGTGTATGCACCTGTAAATATATGGATCCTGTACAGTATAATTTTAACATTGCTAAGATAACTACAATTATTAAACAgaagccaaaatattttctataaatttgaACCAACTCTGTTTTAATGTGCAGATTCTTTTTTCAGGTCAAAATTATGCATACCTCACCTACTAAGAAGTTCTAATCCTCACATTCTTAACATTTCCCCTCCTCTCAACATGAACCCACGATGGTTTAAGAACCATGCAGCATACACCATGGCTAAATATGGTATGTCCATGTGCATCTTGGGAATGGCAGAAGAGTTTAGGGATGAAGGAATAGCATGTAATGCACTGTGGCCTGAAACAGGTGAGATCTTTGTTTTTCCATTAGTCCTGATAATTGCAACATACTATACTACTCTTGAAAAATTACCATCCATTGATATAAGGTTATGGTAACACTGTGGGATGTACTTCCTGCAGACAGAAGATAGAAAAATGGTAGAGGAAGGACACGAGAGAATAACAAACGAAtgcttattagagagagagagagagagagagagagagagagaaaataacaagcgaagggagagaaagagagagaaatagcagtGATTCCAGTGTATTAGGTAACTAGACCCTACCCACtaccggggaagaataggtacatcagtgctgaagagctcagttcatttctGCTGGTCAACAACTGTACAATGGTTGGTTGAGCAGCTCTGATTTTAATTTCGCCGGATGGTTGTATCTTTtgcctttggtgaagtattcattcgTGTTGGCAGCTTGCTGTTTATTAGCTTAGCTACTTTATTATTTAGACTTGTGACTTATTGTGACGTGCTATGTCAGATTCTAGCatgtctagtattaggtattacagcaaaggctgtaatactagacTTACTTATGTAAGTATGACTCTCACAATTTGTGTTGCCATTGTAGAGGGCA
This genomic interval from Macrobrachium rosenbergii isolate ZJJX-2024 chromosome 56, ASM4041242v1, whole genome shotgun sequence contains the following:
- the LOC136836131 gene encoding hydroxysteroid dehydrogenase-like protein 2, producing the protein MVQNSGKLKGKTLFITGASRGIGKAIALKAARDGANIVIAAKTAEPHPKLPGTIYTAAKEIEEVGGQALPCIVDVRDETSVAKAVEATVERFGGIDCVVNNASAISLTGTLETPMKRYDLMHHINTRGTYLVSKLCIPHLLRSSNPHILNISPPLNMNPRWFKNHAAYTMAKYGMSMCILGMAEEFRDEGIACNALWPETAITTAATKFLGVYAQWIFHDYG